From Streptomyces durmitorensis, a single genomic window includes:
- a CDS encoding NAD(P)-dependent oxidoreductase, with translation MRIAVVGANGPTGRHLTDQAIAAGHEVVAVTRRPGSLTPRPALTVAVADATDPAAVDAAIGGTDAVLSALGARFSKEAVTTYSASAKAITEAMAGHGIKRLLAVSSSIADPNWRPAGAHFFNHVLDPLVNRRLGRTLHEDMRRMEAVIRETDLDWTLVRPSGLFEHSVVTDYHTADTSADGVFTARTDLAASMLRELEEREYVHRAMGVITTAVKPNIAKLIWNEGVKKK, from the coding sequence ATGCGCATCGCAGTCGTCGGCGCCAACGGACCGACCGGCCGCCACCTCACCGACCAAGCCATCGCCGCCGGCCACGAGGTCGTCGCCGTGACCCGCCGCCCCGGCTCACTCACCCCGCGACCCGCCCTCACCGTGGCCGTCGCCGACGCCACCGACCCGGCAGCCGTCGACGCCGCGATCGGCGGGACGGATGCCGTCCTCTCCGCGCTGGGCGCACGATTCAGCAAGGAGGCCGTCACCACGTACTCGGCGAGCGCCAAGGCCATCACCGAGGCCATGGCGGGCCACGGCATCAAGCGCCTGCTCGCCGTCAGCTCCAGCATCGCCGACCCGAACTGGCGCCCCGCCGGCGCGCACTTCTTCAACCACGTGCTCGACCCACTGGTGAACCGACGGCTCGGCCGCACCCTCCACGAGGACATGCGCCGCATGGAAGCCGTGATCCGGGAGACCGACCTCGACTGGACCCTCGTCCGGCCGTCGGGCCTCTTCGAGCACTCCGTCGTCACGGATTACCACACGGCCGACACCAGCGCGGACGGCGTCTTCACCGCACGCACCGACCTCGCGGCGAGCATGCTGCGCGAGCTGGAGGAGCGGGAGTACGTCCACCGGGCCATGGGTGTGATCACCACGGCCGTGAAGCCGAACATCGCCAAGCTGATCTGGAACGAAGGCGTGAAGAAGAAGTGA
- a CDS encoding ADP-ribosylation family protein: MSGEKGGGLTGRAAVEERFRQDWGLELPESIFQFWEFLGSLGPDGERALQDLDVSPVGILDLFADPGLRPRDGIDVRVHGRYYRDPPEFVTFLHGGSDGLHHGLWFDDGRTCSGVASYYNNDGGGIDTRAKTPLEAVRAILERCWRDLDDDVQDDDEVSARRSRLGLLRDALTAVETGERTETGLAYSRAYDTAVPPVDPDRITTLDGAGALASGDSALGRPAHNGADEYKFATYMYGMFDDAEALGESLDEARRRCSAGDPTEALLLGRDLHWASAGDPEREALANELLVTAYRALGRPGLAQTADAHHRHRSLPQVDVLETNRDQV; the protein is encoded by the coding sequence ATGAGCGGGGAGAAGGGCGGGGGTCTCACGGGCCGGGCCGCCGTGGAAGAGCGGTTCCGGCAGGACTGGGGGCTCGAACTGCCGGAATCGATCTTCCAGTTCTGGGAGTTCCTGGGATCTCTCGGCCCGGACGGGGAGCGGGCGCTCCAGGACCTGGACGTGAGCCCGGTCGGCATCCTGGACCTGTTCGCGGACCCGGGTCTGCGGCCGAGGGACGGCATCGACGTCCGGGTGCACGGTCGCTACTACCGCGATCCGCCGGAGTTCGTGACCTTCCTGCACGGCGGCTCCGACGGTCTGCACCACGGCCTGTGGTTCGACGACGGCCGCACCTGCAGTGGTGTCGCCTCCTACTACAACAACGACGGCGGCGGCATCGACACGCGTGCCAAGACCCCGCTCGAAGCGGTGCGGGCGATCCTCGAACGCTGCTGGCGCGACCTCGACGACGACGTGCAGGACGACGACGAGGTGTCGGCCCGGCGCTCGCGCCTGGGCCTGCTGCGCGATGCGCTGACCGCCGTCGAGACGGGTGAGCGCACCGAGACGGGCCTCGCCTACTCCAGGGCGTACGACACGGCCGTCCCGCCCGTGGACCCCGACCGGATCACCACGCTCGACGGCGCGGGCGCACTCGCGTCGGGCGATTCCGCGCTGGGCCGCCCTGCCCACAACGGGGCCGACGAGTACAAGTTCGCGACGTACATGTACGGCATGTTCGACGACGCCGAGGCTCTGGGGGAGTCCCTGGACGAAGCCCGCCGCCGCTGCTCGGCGGGCGACCCGACGGAGGCCCTTCTGCTGGGCCGCGACCTGCACTGGGCCTCCGCGGGCGACCCGGAGCGCGAGGCGCTGGCGAACGAACTCCTCGTCACGGCCTATCGCGCGCTGGGCCGCCCCGGGCTCGCGCAGACGGCGGACGCCCACCATCGGCACCGTTCTCTGCCGCAGGTGGACGTCCTGGAGACGAACAGGGATCAGGTCTAG
- a CDS encoding TetR/AcrR family transcriptional regulator → MNNEASAPARTRGRPRGNPPTRESIVSAARALFLERGYRRTTLRAVAGAAGVDPALISYHFGSKKGLFADVMQFQCANALTVDHVLGGDPTTLPERLIDAVTGLWEDADFLTLTAQGDEAAEVIREYLERELLARLVEFLGGQDATARATAVTTILGGLIYTRYLNPLPTPASLTPSEARHVLAPALRAALTPRPRTASPRANGRLGARSSA, encoded by the coding sequence ATGAATAACGAAGCCTCTGCTCCAGCCCGCACGCGAGGCCGTCCCCGCGGCAATCCGCCGACCCGTGAGTCGATCGTCTCGGCCGCCCGTGCGCTGTTCTTGGAGCGCGGCTACCGGCGCACCACTCTGCGCGCGGTGGCAGGAGCCGCCGGAGTCGATCCGGCGCTGATCTCCTACCACTTCGGCTCGAAGAAGGGGCTGTTCGCGGATGTGATGCAGTTCCAGTGCGCCAACGCGCTGACGGTGGACCATGTCCTCGGCGGCGACCCGACCACCCTTCCCGAGCGTCTGATCGACGCGGTGACGGGGCTGTGGGAGGACGCCGATTTCCTGACGCTCACCGCCCAGGGCGACGAGGCCGCCGAGGTGATCCGTGAATACCTGGAACGCGAGTTGCTGGCCCGGCTTGTTGAATTTCTCGGCGGCCAGGACGCGACCGCCCGCGCCACCGCCGTGACGACGATCCTCGGCGGCCTGATCTACACCCGCTACCTCAACCCGCTCCCCACTCCCGCCAGCCTCACCCCGTCCGAGGCCCGCCATGTCCTCGCCCCGGCGCTGCGCGCGGCCCTGACCCCCAGGCCACGCACCGCGTCGCCCCGGGCCAACGGACGGCTGGGAGCACGGTCTTCGGCGTAG
- a CDS encoding CsbD family protein — protein sequence MTANEKAKAKTEQAGGAAAQAIGRAVGNESLTAKGHALQMKGDAREAKEKTKDIGKH from the coding sequence ATGACCGCCAACGAGAAGGCCAAGGCGAAGACCGAACAGGCCGGCGGCGCAGCCGCGCAGGCCATCGGACGCGCGGTGGGCAATGAAAGCCTCACCGCCAAGGGTCACGCCCTGCAGATGAAGGGCGACGCGCGCGAGGCCAAGGAAAAGACCAAGGACATCGGCAAGCATTAA
- a CDS encoding transglycosylase SLT domain-containing protein — MPAKGKHRRPKSSSLTRGIAAAGTGGAVLVLPVLGATTAGAAEAAAAAKPAAAPKTYVVVAGDTLSKIAREHSVSGSWKKLYEDNRSALGDDPKLIRPGVRLTLDKEDSGKPSKASGERADRSERKDAVEPAAAPAKKSYANNLDGWIKESLDIMAERGIPGSYEGIHRNVMRESSGNPLAINNWDSNATAGTPSKGLLQVIAPTFSAYHVPGTSLDSFDPVANITAACNYAADRYGSIDNVNGPY; from the coding sequence ATGCCTGCAAAGGGAAAGCACCGCCGTCCCAAGTCCAGCTCGCTCACCCGGGGTATCGCCGCCGCAGGGACGGGCGGGGCCGTGCTCGTTCTCCCGGTGCTCGGCGCGACCACCGCCGGCGCGGCGGAGGCGGCCGCGGCCGCCAAGCCCGCCGCGGCCCCGAAGACCTACGTCGTCGTCGCGGGCGACACCCTCTCCAAGATCGCCCGAGAGCACTCCGTGAGCGGCAGCTGGAAGAAGCTGTACGAGGACAACCGCAGCGCCCTCGGCGACGACCCGAAGCTGATTCGCCCCGGTGTCCGGCTCACCCTCGACAAGGAGGACTCGGGCAAGCCCTCCAAGGCATCCGGCGAGCGGGCGGACCGCTCCGAGCGCAAGGACGCGGTCGAGCCCGCAGCCGCCCCGGCGAAGAAGTCCTACGCCAACAACCTCGACGGCTGGATCAAGGAGTCGCTCGACATCATGGCCGAGCGCGGCATCCCCGGCTCCTACGAGGGCATCCACCGCAACGTCATGCGCGAGTCCTCCGGCAACCCGCTGGCCATCAACAACTGGGACTCCAACGCCACCGCCGGAACTCCCTCCAAGGGGCTCCTGCAGGTCATCGCCCCCACGTTCTCCGCGTACCACGTGCCCGGGACGTCGCTGGACAGCTTCGACCCGGTCGCCAACATCACCGCCGCCTGCAACTACGCGGCCGACCGGTACGGCTCGATCGACAACGTGAACGGCCCGTACTAG
- a CDS encoding haloalkane dehalogenase, whose product MPTLPVLGSTLHYRESGDPDGLPFVFLHGNPTSSHLWRNVLPGVAAPGRRLLAPDLIGMGESGKPDLAYSFDDHARHLDAWFDALGLAEAVLVGHDWGGALAFDRAARLPGRVRGIAFTETIVKPLVGDEFPSAGRELFTLLRTPGVGEEMILENSLFIEGLPDTLATPLDPADLDVYRRPFPTPHSRRPVLAWTRMMPLDAEPADVVARIERYDAWLAASPEVPKLLAAFEPGPGAMTDQGAVAWCEGHIAGLEVSRHGLAGHHSPEDRPEELASAINGWAARHGLERT is encoded by the coding sequence ATGCCCACCCTCCCCGTCCTTGGATCCACCCTCCACTACCGGGAGTCCGGCGACCCCGACGGGCTGCCGTTCGTCTTCCTCCACGGCAACCCCACCTCCTCCCACCTGTGGCGGAACGTCCTGCCAGGTGTGGCCGCGCCCGGCCGCCGCCTCCTGGCTCCCGACCTCATCGGCATGGGCGAATCCGGTAAGCCCGACCTCGCCTACTCCTTCGACGACCACGCCCGCCATCTCGACGCCTGGTTCGACGCCCTCGGCCTTGCCGAGGCCGTCCTCGTCGGCCACGACTGGGGCGGCGCGCTCGCCTTCGACCGCGCCGCACGCCTCCCGGGTCGCGTCCGTGGCATCGCGTTCACCGAGACGATCGTCAAACCGCTGGTCGGTGACGAATTCCCTTCGGCCGGAAGGGAGTTGTTCACGCTTCTGCGCACCCCCGGCGTGGGCGAGGAGATGATCCTGGAGAATTCGCTGTTCATCGAGGGCTTGCCGGACACGCTCGCCACCCCGCTCGACCCCGCGGACCTGGATGTCTACCGCCGCCCCTTCCCGACCCCGCACAGCCGCCGCCCGGTACTGGCGTGGACCCGCATGATGCCGCTGGACGCCGAACCCGCCGACGTCGTGGCCCGCATCGAACGCTACGACGCCTGGCTGGCCGCCAGCCCCGAAGTCCCCAAGCTGCTGGCCGCATTCGAACCGGGACCGGGCGCGATGACCGACCAGGGAGCCGTCGCCTGGTGCGAGGGACACATCGCGGGCCTGGAGGTCTCCCGCCACGGCCTCGCCGGCCACCACTCCCCGGAGGACCGCCCCGAAGAGCTGGCCTCGGCGATCAACGGCTGGGCCGCCCGCCACGGCCTGGAGCGCACATAG
- a CDS encoding hydrophobic protein, with amino-acid sequence MVPLIVVLLLALLLFGAGFALKALWWVAVILLVVWLLGFVIRPAASGGRKGRWYRW; translated from the coding sequence ATGGTTCCCCTTATCGTGGTACTTCTTCTGGCCCTGCTCCTCTTCGGTGCGGGATTCGCGCTGAAGGCGTTGTGGTGGGTCGCGGTCATCCTGCTGGTGGTGTGGCTGCTCGGCTTCGTGATCAGGCCCGCTGCAAGCGGCGGCCGCAAGGGCCGCTGGTACAGATGGTGA
- a CDS encoding pyridoxamine 5'-phosphate oxidase family protein, whose protein sequence is MSRAAELPATARAFLARPHAATLTTLRPDGTPHVTPVRFTFDAAAGLARVTTRAGARKARNVTAGGPMARVALCQADGFRWLTLEGRAAVTDDPVCLAEAVRRYTVRYRAAPPAPPDLAVIEITVERALSLNL, encoded by the coding sequence GTGAGCCGGGCAGCCGAACTCCCGGCCACCGCACGGGCGTTCCTCGCTCGCCCCCACGCGGCCACCCTCACCACCCTGCGCCCCGACGGCACACCGCACGTCACCCCCGTTCGCTTCACCTTCGACGCTGCCGCAGGCCTGGCCCGGGTGACCACGCGGGCGGGGGCCCGCAAGGCCCGCAACGTGACGGCGGGTGGCCCGATGGCCCGTGTCGCGCTCTGCCAGGCGGACGGTTTCCGGTGGCTCACCCTCGAAGGCCGGGCCGCCGTGACCGACGATCCCGTGTGCCTGGCCGAAGCGGTTCGCCGCTACACCGTCCGCTACCGCGCGGCCCCGCCCGCCCCGCCGGACCTGGCCGTCATCGAGATCACCGTCGAACGCGCCCTGAGCCTCAACCTCTGA